A genomic stretch from Arachis stenosperma cultivar V10309 chromosome 3, arast.V10309.gnm1.PFL2, whole genome shotgun sequence includes:
- the LOC130967236 gene encoding proton pump-interactor 1-like, with translation MVVEVTGFEVVQGQVANGAAEQDKSVSGDKEHGKLVQNSVVADPVKLGSNGDEYAKVRGNGVLDSGVPEGAVEDWPAPKMIHSFYFARCRPYDDPNIKSKVDKLDKEINQKNQQRIKLTDTLRVKRSERAELITQVKSLRDENKQFQSIVDEKIKEIEPLQQALGKLRTGNNGGRGGGLCSSEEELNDIIYSLKYRMQHESIPLTEEKQILREIKQLEGTREKVIANAAMRAKVQDSLGQKEVIQDQVKLIGGDLDGAKKERQAIRSKIKQLDDSVKAIDKDIQSLQEELADVTQKREKAYESIQELRKQRDEGNSYFFKSRAILNKARELAAKKDLSAIEELAQTEIEKFMSLWSSDKAFRDDYEKRLLPSLDMRQLSRDGRMRNPDEKPLLEEPKAADIDAKMNLKQPKEEPKASPHETLPTQKVQKETKNKARDLKSNPDSKGLDYADEYEFEIPQKENKEPAIDPAKLKEIKREEEIAKAKQALERKRKLAEKAAAKAAARAQKEAEKKLKDREKKAKKGAGGSATLPNLEGPADEVAEATVQEKVNDSDEGLVPVKEKVAKESSARYRSKTKVPEAIPKAILKRKRSNNYWAWVAVSALLVLLFLVLTYNQLP, from the exons ATGGTAGTTGAGGTCACGGGATTTGAGGTGGTTCAAGGGCAAGTGGCAAACGGCGCAGCCGAACAAGACAAATCTGTGTCGGGTGACAAGGAACATGGGAAATTAGTTCAAAATTCAGTAGTTGCTGACCCCGTAAAATTAGGGTCCAATGGAGATGAATATGCTAAAGTTCGGGGGAATGGTGTTTTAGATTCCGGTGTCCCAGAAGGCGCAGTTGAAGATTGGCCTGCGCCTAAGATGATAcactctttttattttgcaaGGTGTCGGCCGTACGATGATCCCAACATTAAATCCAAAGTTGATAAGCTTGACAAGGAGATAAACCAGAAAAATCAACAACGGATTAAGCTGACCGATACTCTAAGGGTGAAGCGG TCGGAACGGGCAGAGTTGATTACTCAGGTTAAGTCCCTACGGGATGAAAACAAGCAATTTCAGAGTATTGTggatgaaaaaataaaagagatcGAACCTCTGCAGCAGGCGCTTGGCAAGCTGCGTACTGGTAACAATGGAGGTCGAGGTGGAGGATTATGCTCATCTGAGGAGGAACTGAATGATATT ATATATAGCTTGAAATACCGCATGCAACACGAAAGCATTCCTTTAACCGAGGAGAAACAAATCCTTAGAGAAATCAAACAGCTTGAGGGGACAAGGGAGAAAGTTATTGCCAATGCTGCCATGAGGGCCAAAGTACAAGATTCTCTTGGGCAGAAAGAAGTCATACAGGATCAGGTTAAG CTTATAGGTGGGGACTTAGATGGTGCCAAGAAAGAGAGACAAGCAATTCGGTCCAAAATCAAGCAACTTGATGATTCAGTGAAAGCCATAGACAAGGATATCCAATCTTTGCAGGAAGAACTAGCAGATGTTACTCAGAAGAGGGAGAAAGCTTATGAGAGTATTCAGGAACTAAGAAAACAGCGGGATGAAGGG aACTCTTATTTCTTCAAAAGTCGTGCAATTCTGAACAAAGCACGGGAGCTTGCTGCAAAGAAAGATCTCAGTGCTATTGAGGAACTTGCACAAACAGAG ATCGAGAAATTTATGTCACTTTGGAGCAGTGACAAAGCTTTTAGGGATGACTATGAGAAACGACTTCTGCCATCGTTGGATATGCGGCAGTTGAGTAGGGATGGACGGATGAGGAACCCAGATGAAAAACCACTGCTGGAGGAACCTAAAGCTGCTGATATTGATGCAAAAATGAACTTAAAGCAGCCAAAAGAGGAGCCAAAGGCTTCTCCACATGAAACACTGCCCACACAGAAGGTTCAGAAAGAAACCAAGAACAAAGCTAGAGATTTGAAATCTAATCCGGACAGTAAGGGTTTAGATTATGCTGATGAATATGAATTTGAAATACCACAAAAGGAGAACAAAGAGCCTGCAATTGATCCCGCAAAgttgaaagaaattaaaagggaagAGGAAATTGCAAAAGCAAAGCAGGCCTTGGAAAGGAAGAGGAAGTTAGCAGAGAAAGCTGCAGCCAAAGCAGCAGCCAGAGCACAAAAGGAAGCTGAAAAGAAGCTTAAG GATCGcgagaagaaagcaaagaaggGAGCTGGGGGCTCAGCAACTCTTCCCAATCTTGAGGGACCTGCAGATGAAGTGGCTGAGGCTACAGTGCAGGAGAAGGTTAATGACAGCGATGAAGGTCTTGTGCCAGTGAAGGAAAAGGTGGCAAAGGAGAGTAGTGCTAGATACAGGAGTAAAACAAAGGTTCCTGAAGCAATTCCAAAAGCGATACTTAAGAGGAAAAGGTCAAACAATTACTGGGCATGGGTTGCAGTTTCTGCTTTGCTAGTtcttctcttcttggtgcttACATACAACCAGCTACCCTGA